One window from the genome of Streptococcus parasanguinis encodes:
- the ftsY gene encoding signal recognition particle-docking protein FtsY: MGLFDRLFGKKEETEKVLPSSEEVTESTEVEETVKEEPTATQNDKEEQKIADMEAYYQELKARIAATHQPVSTVAQEEPAEEPLVEEIGTSETPEVQEPVEESPVAFEPAQTEAIPQEVSPLADDTETEPLEEVKIEAEVTEDGEEADGANGSEMEEESPIASPSSDAELVEGSTTEEESPELVEAQDEVSEPEVSEAIAQVEETSEVAEAESRLPQGEPASTVEERTVEEVEEPIPDEIEPQQETIQEKYDRSLKKTRTGFGARLNAFFANFRSVDEEFFEELEELLIMSDVGVQVASNLTEELRYEARLENAKKPDALKRVIIEKLVDLYEKDGQFNEAIRFQDGLTVMLFVGVNGVGKTTSIGKLAHRYKQEGKKVMLVAADTFRAGAVAQLAEWGRRVDVPVVTGPEKSDPASVVFDGIERAIAENIDVLMIDTAGRLQNKDNLMAELEKIGRIIKRVVPEAPHETLLALDASTGQNALVQAKEFSKITPVTGIVLTKIDGTARGGVVLAIREELDIPVKLIGFGEKIDDIGPFHSENFMRGLLEGLI; this comes from the coding sequence ATGGGATTATTTGATCGTTTATTTGGAAAAAAAGAAGAAACTGAAAAAGTGCTTCCGTCTTCGGAAGAAGTGACGGAAAGTACTGAGGTTGAAGAAACTGTCAAAGAGGAGCCTACGGCTACCCAAAATGACAAGGAAGAGCAAAAAATCGCTGATATGGAGGCTTACTACCAAGAGCTCAAAGCGCGAATTGCAGCCACTCATCAACCTGTTTCAACCGTTGCTCAAGAAGAGCCGGCAGAGGAACCTCTTGTTGAAGAAATAGGAACTTCAGAGACTCCTGAAGTTCAAGAACCGGTAGAGGAGTCTCCAGTTGCCTTTGAACCTGCTCAAACAGAAGCAATTCCTCAAGAAGTTTCACCACTAGCTGATGACACGGAGACTGAGCCTCTTGAAGAAGTGAAAATTGAAGCGGAAGTTACTGAAGATGGTGAGGAAGCAGATGGGGCTAACGGTTCAGAAATGGAAGAAGAGTCACCAATTGCCTCTCCATCATCTGACGCTGAGCTAGTAGAAGGGAGCACGACAGAAGAGGAGTCTCCAGAACTAGTAGAAGCTCAGGATGAGGTTTCAGAACCTGAAGTATCAGAAGCGATTGCTCAAGTGGAGGAAACTTCAGAAGTGGCAGAAGCCGAGTCCAGACTTCCTCAAGGAGAACCTGCATCAACCGTTGAGGAAAGAACTGTTGAAGAGGTAGAAGAGCCAATTCCAGACGAGATTGAGCCTCAGCAAGAAACCATTCAGGAAAAATACGATCGTAGCTTGAAAAAGACGCGGACTGGATTTGGAGCACGTCTCAATGCCTTCTTTGCCAATTTCCGTTCAGTCGATGAAGAATTCTTTGAAGAATTGGAAGAACTCTTGATTATGAGTGACGTTGGGGTTCAAGTGGCCTCTAATTTAACCGAAGAGTTGCGCTATGAAGCCCGTTTGGAAAATGCCAAAAAACCAGATGCTCTCAAGCGCGTGATCATTGAAAAATTGGTGGACTTGTATGAAAAGGATGGCCAATTTAATGAAGCCATTCGTTTTCAAGATGGTCTCACAGTCATGCTCTTTGTTGGGGTCAATGGAGTTGGGAAAACCACCTCTATCGGGAAGTTAGCCCACCGATATAAACAAGAGGGCAAGAAAGTCATGTTGGTTGCAGCAGATACTTTCCGTGCAGGAGCAGTAGCTCAACTGGCAGAATGGGGACGCCGCGTAGATGTTCCAGTTGTAACAGGTCCTGAAAAATCAGATCCTGCTAGCGTCGTCTTTGATGGAATAGAACGTGCGATCGCTGAAAACATTGATGTTCTAATGATTGATACGGCGGGTCGTCTGCAAAACAAGGACAACCTCATGGCCGAGCTTGAAAAAATCGGGCGAATTATCAAGCGTGTGGTACCAGAGGCACCACATGAAACCTTGCTGGCCCTCGATGCATCAACCGGTCAAAATGCCTTGGTACAAGCTAAAGAATTTTCAAAAATTACGCCTGTGACAGGGATTGTATTGACCAAGATCGATGGAACAGCTCGAGGTGGGGTCGTCCTTGCGATCCGTGAAGAGTTGGACATTCCAGTGAAGTTGATTGGATTCGGAGAAAAGATTGATGATATCGGACCATTCCATTCAGAAAACTTCATGAGAGGCCTCTTGGAAGGCTTGATTTAA
- a CDS encoding Cof-type HAD-IIB family hydrolase: protein MKNNDIKLIATDMDGTFLNDQHQYDQERLGKVLASCKEKGIYFAAASGRALLSLKSLFKGFEDQMIFIAENGSVVEFHGEDLYEATMSKDFYLGVFEALKSSPYADPNKLLLTGKKGSYVLETVDPDYLALSQHYNENIQKVKSLVDIQDEIFKLTTNFDAALVLEGEQWVTENIPGVKAMTTGFESIDIVLDYVDKGVAITALADKLGISMDQVMAFGDNLNDLHMMQVVGHPVAPENARPEILAIAETVIGHHATGSVLRYMEEIL, encoded by the coding sequence ATGAAGAATAATGATATTAAATTGATCGCTACGGATATGGATGGAACTTTTTTAAATGACCAACATCAGTACGATCAAGAACGATTAGGCAAGGTATTAGCCAGCTGCAAAGAAAAAGGCATTTATTTTGCTGCTGCGAGTGGCCGTGCCCTCCTTTCGCTCAAATCCCTCTTTAAAGGGTTTGAAGACCAGATGATTTTCATTGCTGAAAATGGTAGTGTGGTAGAATTTCATGGAGAAGACCTCTACGAAGCGACCATGTCCAAAGACTTTTATTTGGGTGTTTTTGAGGCTTTGAAATCTTCCCCTTATGCAGATCCTAATAAACTACTTTTGACAGGGAAAAAAGGGAGCTATGTATTAGAAACAGTAGATCCCGACTATCTGGCCTTGAGTCAGCACTACAATGAAAACATTCAAAAAGTGAAAAGCCTAGTGGATATTCAAGATGAAATTTTCAAATTGACCACCAACTTTGATGCAGCTCTTGTACTTGAAGGTGAACAATGGGTCACTGAGAATATCCCAGGTGTCAAAGCGATGACGACAGGTTTTGAATCGATTGATATTGTACTCGATTATGTCGATAAGGGAGTGGCCATTACCGCCTTAGCGGATAAACTAGGGATCTCGATGGATCAGGTGATGGCTTTCGGGGATAACTTAAATGACCTCCATATGATGCAAGTCGTGGGCCATCCTGTAGCGCCAGAAAATGCACGTCCCGAAATCTTAGCGATTGCTGAAACAGTCATCGGCCACCATGCGACGGGCTCTGTCCTACGCTACATGGAGGAAATCCTATGA
- the smc gene encoding chromosome segregation protein SMC, with amino-acid sequence MYLKEIEIQGFKSFADKTKVVFDKGVTAVVGPNGSGKSNITESLRWALGESSVKSLRGGKMPDVIFAGTESRKPLNYACVTVVLDNQDGFIQQAGKEIRVERHIYRSGDSEYKIDGKKVRLRDVHDLFMDTGLGRDSFSIISQGRVEEIFNSKPEERRAIFEEAAGVLKFKTRRKETETKLNQTQENLDRLEDILYELEGQIQPLEKQATVARRFLELDQERQVLLLDVLVAQVDLTKDLYEKVDQEEKAIQEQLASYYQRRQILEEDNLRIKKARHQLDASLAEDQASLLEVTRLISDLEKQIEVAKLQSSQAAHSRKENLERLDAVLARLEEAKQELAQKQETLATLQQRLIENRQQQEELEKELANYEEDPEQVIEHLREQYVELLQREAEKSNERTAIESRIQALLQESSHRQEDLIKAQSNFEAAKEKEVRQLEELDQAQATVKGLLAEYQDQLVKVEQAKAAYQEAQTAMFDLMDESKNKRARINSLEAIQKNHSNFYAGVKSVLQEADRLGGICGAVSENLSFSKDYQTALEIALGASSQQIIVEDEKAATRAIDYLKRNRLGRATFLPLTTIKARQLSPRNLELIQTSPGFLGIASDLVTYEHRFEQIFQNLLGVTAIFDTTEHAREAARTVNYQVRMVTLDGTELRTGGSYAGGANRSQNTVFVKPELDSLKQEMQALDARLREAEQEVETKDNLLKQAQEYLASIQSQGEQARLEQQRAQLAYQQSQEQLKEIQELLEALKSELATDATQSLQEEQESLTEQLAAIELQKENLNRDIETMKSDKDVLQQKVQNLQEQLAELRLQQTEYKSQQSYEQTDARRLEETITQLEVEEHQLQLLIEQGEAQVQTVDVEQLANQLTQAQAKKTDLEQGIIRKRFELDDLEGQAEDVAEQMEQARKKNEEWIRQQAKAEATREKHADRLNKLLTQITDEFMQSFDQAKEQAKPVENLAVAENQLKSIEKDIKALGPVNVDAIEQYDEVKGRFDFLSSQREDVLAAKNMLLSTINDMNDEVKERFKSTFEAIRESFKVTFRQMFGGGSADLILTEPDLLTAGVEISVQPPGKKIQSLNLMSGGEKALSALALLFSIIRVKTIPFVILDEVEAALDEANVKRFGDYLNRFDKESQFIVVTHRKGTMSAADSIYGVTMQESGVSKIVSVKLKDLENEE; translated from the coding sequence ATGTATCTAAAAGAGATTGAAATCCAAGGCTTCAAATCTTTTGCGGATAAGACTAAGGTCGTATTTGACAAAGGGGTTACTGCCGTTGTAGGGCCTAATGGATCTGGAAAATCAAATATCACGGAGAGCTTGCGCTGGGCCCTGGGGGAATCCAGTGTCAAGAGTCTACGTGGGGGCAAGATGCCCGATGTCATCTTTGCAGGGACAGAATCGCGTAAACCGCTGAATTATGCTTGTGTCACGGTTGTCTTAGATAACCAGGATGGTTTTATCCAACAAGCGGGGAAAGAAATTCGGGTCGAACGGCATATCTATCGCTCGGGAGACAGCGAGTACAAGATCGATGGTAAGAAAGTACGTCTCAGAGATGTGCATGATTTGTTCATGGATACGGGATTAGGACGGGATTCTTTCTCTATTATCTCCCAAGGTCGGGTAGAGGAGATCTTTAACTCCAAACCGGAAGAACGCCGGGCAATCTTTGAAGAAGCTGCAGGTGTCTTGAAATTTAAGACGCGGCGCAAGGAAACGGAGACCAAACTCAACCAAACTCAGGAGAATTTGGACCGTCTAGAGGACATCCTCTATGAATTAGAAGGACAGATCCAGCCTCTTGAAAAGCAAGCGACGGTTGCTCGTCGTTTCTTGGAATTAGACCAAGAACGCCAGGTTCTCTTACTGGACGTTTTGGTCGCTCAAGTAGATCTGACAAAGGATCTCTATGAAAAGGTTGACCAAGAAGAAAAAGCCATTCAAGAACAGTTGGCCTCTTATTACCAACGCCGTCAGATTTTAGAAGAAGATAACCTCCGCATTAAGAAAGCCCGCCATCAGTTGGATGCAAGTCTAGCTGAGGACCAGGCGAGCTTGCTAGAGGTCACTCGTTTGATTAGCGATTTGGAAAAGCAAATCGAAGTCGCTAAGCTCCAATCAAGCCAAGCAGCCCATAGTCGCAAAGAAAATCTAGAGCGACTGGATGCTGTTTTGGCCCGTCTGGAAGAAGCGAAGCAAGAGCTGGCTCAAAAACAAGAGACGCTAGCAACTCTTCAACAAAGACTGATAGAGAACCGTCAGCAACAAGAAGAGCTGGAAAAAGAATTAGCCAACTATGAAGAAGATCCGGAACAAGTCATTGAGCATCTACGTGAGCAGTATGTGGAGCTCTTACAGAGAGAAGCTGAAAAATCTAACGAGCGGACAGCCATTGAAAGCCGGATCCAAGCGCTCCTACAAGAATCTAGCCATCGTCAAGAGGACTTGATCAAGGCGCAATCCAATTTTGAAGCTGCCAAGGAAAAAGAAGTTCGACAATTGGAAGAGTTGGATCAGGCACAAGCGACGGTCAAAGGCCTATTAGCAGAATACCAAGATCAATTGGTAAAAGTGGAGCAAGCCAAAGCTGCCTACCAAGAGGCTCAAACGGCCATGTTTGACTTGATGGATGAGAGCAAAAACAAACGGGCGCGGATCAATAGCTTGGAAGCCATTCAGAAGAACCATAGTAACTTCTATGCAGGCGTCAAGAGCGTCTTACAAGAAGCGGACCGTCTAGGAGGCATCTGTGGGGCTGTTAGTGAGAATTTGAGTTTCTCAAAAGACTACCAAACAGCGCTTGAAATTGCTCTGGGAGCTAGCAGCCAACAGATCATTGTCGAGGATGAAAAGGCGGCAACGAGAGCAATTGACTACTTGAAACGCAATCGCTTAGGACGGGCAACCTTCCTTCCGCTAACGACGATCAAAGCTCGTCAACTTTCTCCTCGTAATCTGGAGTTGATTCAAACCAGTCCAGGATTTTTAGGAATTGCGAGTGACTTGGTGACCTATGAGCATCGTTTTGAACAGATTTTTCAAAACTTGCTTGGAGTAACGGCCATCTTTGACACGACGGAACATGCGCGTGAGGCGGCTCGTACAGTCAACTATCAAGTTCGGATGGTGACCTTGGATGGGACCGAATTGCGGACCGGAGGATCGTATGCCGGTGGTGCCAATCGCTCCCAAAATACGGTCTTTGTCAAACCAGAATTAGATAGTTTGAAGCAGGAAATGCAAGCTCTGGATGCTCGTTTAAGAGAAGCAGAGCAGGAGGTAGAGACCAAGGACAATCTGCTCAAGCAGGCGCAAGAATACTTGGCCTCTATTCAAAGCCAGGGTGAGCAAGCGCGTCTGGAGCAACAGCGGGCCCAATTGGCCTACCAACAAAGCCAAGAGCAACTGAAAGAAATTCAGGAACTCTTAGAGGCTTTGAAGTCAGAATTGGCAACAGATGCGACCCAATCTCTACAAGAAGAGCAGGAGTCCCTTACTGAGCAATTAGCAGCGATTGAGCTTCAAAAAGAAAATTTGAATCGCGACATTGAAACCATGAAGTCGGACAAAGATGTCCTACAACAAAAGGTGCAAAACCTGCAAGAGCAATTGGCAGAACTGCGACTCCAACAGACGGAATATAAAAGTCAACAAAGTTACGAGCAAACAGATGCTCGTCGTTTGGAAGAAACGATCACTCAGTTGGAAGTAGAAGAGCATCAGTTACAATTGCTGATTGAACAAGGCGAGGCCCAAGTTCAGACAGTGGATGTGGAGCAGCTAGCCAATCAATTGACACAGGCGCAAGCCAAGAAGACAGATTTGGAACAAGGGATCATTCGAAAACGCTTTGAGCTGGATGATTTAGAAGGCCAGGCTGAAGATGTGGCAGAACAGATGGAGCAAGCGCGCAAGAAAAACGAAGAGTGGATTCGTCAACAAGCCAAGGCTGAAGCGACACGTGAAAAGCATGCGGATCGCTTGAACAAGCTCTTAACGCAAATTACAGATGAATTCATGCAAAGCTTTGACCAAGCCAAAGAACAGGCCAAACCGGTTGAAAATCTTGCGGTAGCTGAAAACCAGCTCAAGAGCATCGAAAAAGACATTAAGGCACTTGGTCCAGTCAATGTGGATGCGATCGAGCAATACGATGAAGTGAAGGGACGCTTTGATTTCCTTTCTAGCCAGCGGGAGGATGTCTTGGCCGCGAAAAACATGCTTCTGTCTACGATCAACGACATGAATGACGAAGTCAAGGAACGCTTTAAATCAACTTTTGAAGCTATTCGTGAATCCTTTAAAGTCACTTTCCGTCAAATGTTTGGTGGGGGTTCTGCTGATTTGATTCTGACAGAGCCGGATCTGCTGACAGCTGGTGTTGAGATTTCTGTGCAGCCACCTGGTAAAAAGATCCAATCTTTAAACCTCATGAGTGGTGGTGAAAAAGCCTTGTCAGCCTTGGCTCTCTTGTTCTCGATTATTCGTGTCAAGACCATTCCATTTGTCATTCTGGATGAAGTTGAGGCTGCTCTGGATGAAGCCAATGTCAAGCGCTTTGGTGATTATCTCAACCGCTTTGATAAGGAAAGCCAATTTATTGTCGTGACGCACCGGAAGGGAACCATGTCAGCTGCAGATTCCATCTATGGAGTGACCATGCAGGAATCTGGGGTTTCTAAAATCGTCTCAGTAAAATTGAAAGACTTAGAAAATGAAGAATAA
- a CDS encoding MBL fold metallo-hydrolase, with product MTEEGFKYSILASGSSGNSFYLETPKKKLLIDAGLSGKKITGLLAEIDRKPEDLDAILITHEHSDHIHGVGVLARKYGMDLYANEATWKAMEGTKYLGKVDDAQKHIFEMGKTKTFGDIDIESFGVSHDAAAPQFYRFMKDGKSFVMLTDTGYVSDRLAGIVADADGYLIESNHDVEILRAGSYAWRLKQRILSDLGHLSNEDGADAMIRTLGNRTKKIYLGHLSKENNIKELAHMTMENQLARADLAVGHDFEVLDTSPDTATPLTKI from the coding sequence ATGACAGAAGAGGGATTTAAGTATAGTATTTTAGCTTCAGGTTCTAGTGGGAATTCTTTCTACCTTGAGACGCCAAAGAAAAAACTGCTTATTGATGCAGGCCTATCAGGGAAAAAGATTACGGGACTATTGGCTGAAATTGATCGCAAACCAGAAGACTTAGATGCCATTTTGATTACGCACGAACACTCAGACCATATCCATGGTGTGGGTGTTTTAGCGCGGAAATATGGCATGGATCTATATGCTAATGAAGCAACTTGGAAGGCTATGGAAGGCACCAAGTATCTAGGCAAGGTTGATGATGCTCAAAAGCACATCTTTGAAATGGGGAAGACCAAGACATTTGGCGATATCGATATCGAAAGTTTTGGGGTCAGTCACGATGCTGCAGCCCCTCAATTCTATCGCTTTATGAAGGATGGCAAGAGCTTCGTCATGCTGACGGATACGGGCTATGTGAGTGATCGCTTGGCAGGAATCGTCGCAGATGCTGATGGCTATCTGATTGAGTCCAACCATGATGTAGAGATCCTTCGAGCAGGTTCGTATGCTTGGCGCTTGAAGCAGCGGATCTTGTCAGACCTAGGCCACCTTTCTAACGAAGACGGTGCAGATGCCATGATCCGAACCTTGGGAAATCGTACCAAGAAGATTTATCTGGGACATTTGTCAAAAGAGAACAATATCAAAGAATTGGCTCATATGACCATGGAGAATCAACTGGCTCGAGCAGATCTAGCTGTCGGCCATGATTTTGAGGTGTTAGATACCTCGCCAGATACCGCGACCCCTTTGACGAAGATATAA
- the yycF gene encoding response regulator YycF produces MKKILVVDDEKPISDIIKFNMAKEGYEVLTAFDGREALEVFAAENPDIIILDLMLPEIDGLEVARTIRKTSNVPIIVLSAKDTEFDKVIGLEIGADDYVTKPFSNRELQARVKALLRRSEFAADPQLENEADTEIVIGDLHILPDAFLVQKGNKELDLTHREFELLYHLATHVGQVMTREHLLETVWGYDYFGDVRTVDVTVRRLREKIEDTPGRPEYILTRRGVGYYMRNND; encoded by the coding sequence ATGAAAAAAATATTAGTAGTTGATGATGAAAAACCAATTTCAGATATTATCAAATTTAACATGGCAAAAGAGGGCTATGAAGTCTTGACAGCCTTTGATGGCCGGGAAGCTTTGGAAGTCTTTGCGGCTGAGAATCCGGATATTATTATTCTAGATTTGATGTTGCCAGAGATTGATGGTCTGGAAGTGGCGCGTACCATTCGCAAGACCAGCAATGTGCCCATCATTGTCCTTTCTGCCAAAGATACAGAATTTGATAAGGTTATCGGACTTGAAATTGGTGCTGATGACTATGTGACCAAACCCTTCTCTAATCGGGAATTGCAAGCGCGTGTGAAGGCCTTGTTGCGTCGTTCGGAGTTTGCGGCTGATCCTCAGCTTGAAAATGAGGCCGATACGGAAATTGTCATTGGTGATCTTCACATTCTTCCAGATGCCTTCTTGGTTCAAAAAGGCAACAAAGAATTGGACTTGACCCATCGTGAGTTTGAATTGCTCTATCACCTTGCGACCCATGTCGGTCAAGTGATGACCCGTGAACACCTTCTTGAGACGGTGTGGGGCTATGATTACTTTGGTGATGTTCGGACAGTGGACGTGACAGTTCGTCGTTTGCGTGAAAAAATCGAGGACACACCGGGACGTCCAGAATATATCTTGACCCGCCGTGGTGTCGGATATTATATGAGAAACAATGATTGA
- a CDS encoding YbaN family protein encodes MRLVYLTIGFVSLGLGIIGIPLPILPTTPFLLLSMACFAKSSKRFEEWLYQTKLYQTYVADYRETKSIAKERKKWILLQIYILMGISIFLAPIIWVKLALGALTIFITYYLLKVIPNKPENPTEENPD; translated from the coding sequence ATGCGCCTTGTTTATCTTACGATTGGTTTTGTGTCTTTGGGATTAGGAATTATTGGGATTCCATTACCGATTTTACCGACGACTCCCTTTTTATTGCTATCGATGGCCTGCTTTGCTAAAAGTTCCAAACGCTTTGAAGAGTGGCTCTACCAAACCAAGCTTTATCAAACCTATGTAGCGGATTACCGAGAGACCAAATCGATTGCCAAAGAACGGAAGAAATGGATCCTTCTTCAGATCTACATTCTGATGGGGATTTCGATCTTTCTGGCACCGATTATTTGGGTGAAGCTTGCTCTAGGGGCTTTGACGATTTTTATCACCTATTATCTCTTAAAAGTGATCCCTAATAAGCCTGAAAATCCAACAGAAGAAAATCCTGATTAA
- the rnc gene encoding ribonuclease III, with amino-acid sequence MEKLQTLLSERFQIVFSDSSLLDTAFTHTSYANEHRLLKISHNERLEFLGDAVLQLVISEYLYKEHPNRPEGDLSKFRSMIVREESLAGFSRDCQFDHYIKLGKGEEKSGGRDRDTILGDLFEAFLGALLLDQGVEAVKRFIYQVMIPKVETGQFSQVIDYKTRLQELLQVHGDVEIQYQVVSESGPAHAKEFEVEVFVNGKTLGHGHGRSKKLAEQEAARNAVETRNDGSCI; translated from the coding sequence ATGGAGAAATTACAAACCCTGTTATCGGAACGGTTTCAGATCGTTTTTTCAGATAGCAGTTTATTAGATACAGCTTTTACACACACGTCTTATGCCAATGAGCACCGCCTCTTAAAAATTTCACATAACGAACGTTTGGAATTTTTAGGAGACGCTGTTCTTCAATTAGTTATTTCCGAATATTTGTATAAGGAACACCCAAACAGACCGGAAGGAGATTTATCTAAATTCCGTTCCATGATTGTCCGTGAAGAAAGTCTGGCTGGTTTTTCTCGGGATTGCCAATTTGACCATTACATCAAACTAGGCAAGGGCGAAGAAAAATCTGGTGGTCGGGACCGCGATACGATTCTTGGCGATTTATTTGAAGCCTTTTTAGGTGCCTTGCTCTTAGATCAAGGTGTGGAAGCGGTCAAACGCTTCATCTATCAGGTCATGATTCCTAAGGTTGAGACGGGTCAATTTTCTCAAGTCATTGACTACAAGACCCGCCTGCAAGAACTGTTGCAGGTTCATGGGGATGTGGAGATCCAGTACCAAGTGGTCAGCGAGTCCGGTCCTGCTCATGCAAAAGAGTTTGAAGTGGAAGTGTTCGTGAACGGCAAAACCCTAGGACACGGTCATGGTCGCTCCAAGAAATTAGCGGAACAGGAAGCAGCCCGCAATGCAGTTGAAACGAGGAATGATGGCTCATGTATCTAA
- the vicK gene encoding cell wall metabolism sensor histidine kinase VicK — MIDQLKQFVMSSNFVFVLITVGFIIVVALLLLENRRDNIKLRQLNAKIKDLIAGDYSEVVDMQGSPELTDMTNSINDLSEVIRLTHENLEQETKRLTSILSYMTDGVLATNRRGQIIMVNEMAAKQLNVNPDEVLNTSILDLLSLGDDYDLRSLITEVPELTIDSQDENGEYISLRVRFALIRRESGFISGLVAVLHDTTEQDKEERERRLFVSNVSHELRTPLTSVKSYLEALDDGALSEPVAPDFVKVSLNETNRMMRMVTDLLSLSRIDNETSQLDIELTNFTAFITFILNRFDKIKSQSQEDTKKYELIREYPITPIWVEIDTDKMTQVIDNILNNAIKYSPDGGKIKVGMKTTDAQLIISISDEGLGIPKKDLPRIFDRFYRVDKARSRAQGGTGLGLAIAKEIVKQHKGFIWAKSEYGKGSTFTIVLPYDKDAIKDDWDTEEEE, encoded by the coding sequence ATGATTGATCAACTAAAACAATTTGTCATGTCGTCGAACTTTGTCTTTGTTCTGATTACGGTTGGGTTTATCATTGTGGTAGCCTTGCTTTTGCTAGAAAACCGTAGGGACAATATCAAGCTCAGACAATTAAACGCCAAAATTAAGGATCTGATTGCAGGGGACTATTCCGAAGTGGTCGACATGCAAGGAAGTCCAGAACTGACGGATATGACCAATAGTATCAATGATCTGTCGGAGGTTATTCGCCTGACGCATGAAAACTTGGAACAAGAAACCAAGCGTTTGACCAGTATCCTTTCTTATATGACAGATGGGGTGCTTGCGACCAACAGACGCGGTCAGATCATCATGGTCAATGAAATGGCAGCCAAGCAATTGAATGTTAATCCAGATGAGGTGCTCAATACCAGTATTCTGGATTTGCTTTCGCTTGGAGATGACTATGATCTGCGAAGCTTGATTACAGAAGTACCAGAGTTGACCATCGATTCCCAGGATGAAAATGGGGAATACATAAGTCTTCGTGTGCGCTTTGCCTTGATTCGTCGCGAGTCAGGTTTTATCTCTGGTCTGGTAGCTGTCTTGCACGATACGACGGAGCAGGACAAGGAAGAGCGGGAACGTCGCCTCTTTGTCTCCAATGTGAGTCATGAATTACGGACACCTTTGACCAGTGTGAAATCCTATCTAGAAGCCCTGGACGATGGCGCTTTGTCAGAGCCGGTAGCACCAGATTTTGTCAAGGTTTCGCTCAATGAAACCAACCGCATGATGCGCATGGTCACAGATCTATTGAGCTTGTCACGAATCGATAATGAAACCAGTCAGTTGGACATCGAGTTGACCAACTTTACGGCCTTTATCACCTTTATTTTGAACCGGTTTGATAAGATCAAGAGTCAATCGCAAGAAGATACCAAGAAGTATGAACTGATCCGGGAATACCCGATCACCCCGATCTGGGTTGAAATTGATACGGATAAAATGACCCAGGTGATCGACAATATCTTGAACAATGCCATCAAGTACTCACCTGATGGTGGAAAAATCAAGGTAGGGATGAAAACGACGGATGCCCAGTTGATTATTTCCATTTCAGATGAGGGCTTGGGAATTCCCAAGAAAGACTTGCCACGCATTTTTGATCGCTTTTACCGAGTGGATAAGGCGCGTAGCCGGGCCCAAGGTGGGACTGGTCTAGGCTTAGCCATTGCTAAGGAGATCGTTAAGCAACACAAGGGCTTTATTTGGGCCAAGAGTGAATATGGCAAGGGATCTACTTTTACCATTGTCTTGCCGTACGACAAAGATGCTATTAAAGACGACTGGGATACAGAAGAGGAAGAATAA
- a CDS encoding Cof-type HAD-IIB family hydrolase, protein MSKISLIALDLDGTLLNSEKKISPRNRAALVAAQAQGVKVVLTTGRPLKAMDFLLEELGTAGLKEEYTITFNGGLVQRNNGEILSKVVLAPEDVATIHDETACLGLPLDAISEGTVYEIHADQKSLYSLYNPYLNFIETDFKDLPSTISYNKCVTAVDQDFLDAAIKQIRPDLFQDYEIFKSREMLLEWCPKNVHKATGLEALAAILGLTSDQVMACGDEANDLSMIQWAGLGVAMGNAIPAVKEVATLVAPMTNDQDAVAWAIENYVLKESE, encoded by the coding sequence ATGAGTAAGATTTCCTTGATTGCGCTGGATTTAGATGGGACCCTTCTCAATTCGGAAAAAAAGATCTCCCCTCGCAATAGAGCAGCTCTCGTTGCTGCACAGGCCCAAGGTGTCAAGGTGGTTCTAACCACTGGTCGCCCCTTGAAAGCTATGGATTTTCTTTTAGAAGAATTGGGAACAGCTGGCCTCAAAGAAGAGTATACGATTACCTTCAACGGTGGCTTGGTGCAGCGAAATAATGGAGAAATCCTCTCAAAAGTGGTCTTGGCACCAGAAGATGTCGCAACCATCCATGATGAAACAGCTTGTCTCGGCCTTCCGCTGGATGCGATCAGTGAGGGAACGGTTTATGAGATTCATGCAGATCAAAAGTCTCTCTATTCCCTTTACAATCCCTACCTGAACTTTATTGAGACAGATTTTAAAGACCTGCCATCCACGATATCCTACAACAAGTGTGTGACAGCCGTTGATCAAGACTTTTTAGATGCAGCGATCAAGCAGATCAGGCCGGACTTATTTCAAGACTATGAAATTTTTAAATCTCGGGAAATGTTGCTGGAATGGTGCCCTAAAAATGTTCACAAGGCGACAGGTTTAGAGGCATTGGCAGCTATTTTGGGTCTTACATCTGATCAAGTCATGGCCTGTGGAGATGAAGCCAATGACCTGTCTATGATCCAGTGGGCTGGACTGGGGGTTGCCATGGGCAATGCGATTCCAGCAGTGAAGGAAGTTGCAACGCTTGTGGCCCCTATGACCAATGACCAAGATGCCGTCGCATGGGCGATTGAAAATTATGTGCTAAAGGAGAGTGAATAA